A region from the Desulfuromonas sp. TF genome encodes:
- a CDS encoding MFS transporter, producing the protein MPITAARLLRVFIPFAFGYFLSYLFRTVNAVIAPDLAADAGLDPAALGLLTSAYFLTFAAFQLPLGVLLDRFGPRRVEASLLVVAAAGALVFARAEGVTGLVIGRALIGLGVSACLMAAFKAFSSWLPPERLPLANSVQMVSGGIGALTATAPVEAALRLTDWRGVFLILAALTLLAALAIFLVVPERPDHHSGETLGEALRGVATIYTSRSFWRLAPWAILTQATYLSIQGLWSGPWLRDVAGLERTTVAEMLLLVAAAMIIGFFAFGALTDHLSRRGVPPIRVAAAGMTAFMAVQLLLLGQWNALTIPLWFLFGLSGTSAILPYAILSQTFPRHLAGRANTALNLPVFLAAFAVQWGIGVLISAWPETATGYHPNGYRAAFGLLLLLQGGAALWFWWDGRKKPEPARITLREGGGGS; encoded by the coding sequence ATGCCGATAACCGCAGCCAGACTCCTCCGCGTCTTCATCCCCTTCGCTTTCGGCTATTTCCTCTCCTACCTTTTCCGCACGGTCAATGCTGTCATCGCCCCCGACCTTGCGGCCGACGCCGGACTGGACCCGGCCGCCCTCGGCCTGCTGACCTCCGCCTACTTCCTCACCTTCGCCGCCTTTCAGCTCCCCCTCGGCGTTCTGCTCGACCGCTTCGGTCCGCGGCGGGTGGAGGCGAGCCTGCTTGTGGTCGCCGCCGCCGGCGCCCTGGTCTTCGCCCGGGCCGAAGGGGTGACCGGACTGGTTATCGGCAGGGCCCTCATCGGACTCGGGGTTTCGGCATGCCTGATGGCGGCCTTCAAGGCCTTTTCATCCTGGCTGCCTCCCGAGCGGCTGCCGCTGGCCAATTCCGTTCAGATGGTCTCGGGCGGCATCGGCGCCCTGACCGCCACGGCCCCGGTGGAAGCCGCCCTTCGGCTCACCGACTGGAGGGGCGTCTTCCTGATTCTGGCGGCGCTGACTCTCCTTGCCGCCCTCGCCATTTTTCTGGTCGTCCCGGAGAGGCCCGATCACCACAGCGGCGAGACCCTCGGCGAAGCGCTGCGCGGCGTCGCCACCATCTATACCAGCCGCTCCTTCTGGCGCCTGGCGCCCTGGGCGATCCTGACCCAGGCCACCTATCTGTCGATTCAGGGGCTGTGGTCCGGCCCCTGGCTGAGGGATGTCGCCGGGCTGGAACGAACGACGGTCGCCGAGATGCTTCTGCTCGTCGCCGCGGCGATGATTATCGGTTTCTTTGCCTTCGGTGCGTTGACGGACCATCTGAGCCGGCGGGGCGTGCCGCCGATCCGGGTCGCCGCCGCCGGCATGACCGCCTTCATGGCGGTGCAACTCCTGCTCCTGGGACAATGGAATGCCCTGACAATCCCTCTCTGGTTTCTTTTCGGCCTCAGCGGGACCTCAGCCATCCTCCCCTACGCCATCCTCTCCCAAACCTTTCCCCGTCATCTCGCCGGCCGGGCCAATACGGCACTCAATCTGCCTGTCTTCCTGGCGGCTTTCGCAGTCCAGTGGGGGATCGGGGTCCTCATCAGTGCCTGGCCGGAAACGGCCACCGGCTACCATCCGAACGGCTACCGTGCGGCTTTCGGGCTCCTCCTTCTGCTGCAAGGGGGAGCGGCGCTGTGGTTCTGGTGGGACGGACGGAAAAAGCCGGAGCCGGCCAGGATAACTCTCAGAGAGGGGGGAGGCGGATCTTAA